CAGCCTTCAAAACAGTCCTCTAGCTATGGGCAAGCACTCAAGACACCAGCTTGTGGGTCACTAGCCTATAGTAACTACTGAAAGTCTAAAAAGTACCCCGAGATTGCTGTTGGTGAACTGTCCTGTGTATTCAGAGAAATGAGAGCCACAAGGCAGAGGGTTTACAGTAGAGAGGTTCAGTGCTGACCTTCCCTGCAACAGAGTCTCCTCAGAACACTTGAAGGCTTGGTACTGGGGGAAAGATGCTGAGCAATCGGTCACATGAGCTCCCGATACCAGAAGCCAGTGCTGGTTCATGTCTCACAAATGTGGCAAATGGAGACCACAGACACCAAGAGAGGGTGAAAGTTTCAGAGTTTATCTTCAGGGAAAGGCGAGCGCCTGAGAGTGAGGGGGTGCAAAGGCACGATGACTTCAAACAAGATCATCAGTCACCAGGATCCCACCCGGCAGAGGGACCCAAAGATTGGTTTACATGGTCCTGCTTTTGCTTAGGGGATAAAAGGGCTTTGCAAAGAGGAGGGGGATGTGGGGGCAGCAGCATGGGCTGCTCTGATTTTCCTTCCAGGAGCCAGGAAAGTCATCAGCTGCGGTGGGCAGTGGTTGTCAGCAGACACCAAGATTACAGCAATGAAAGCTTTCAGGGTTGAAGCCCCAACGTGACTGCCTGGTGAGGTGCAGCCAACTACTGGTCTCACCAGGACTGCAGCAATGCATTAAGGCCCCAGCAAGAGCACCCCTCTGCTCAGTTTCTTAATCAAAGCTCAACATCAGTCTCAACTATTTCCTGAGTAGGCAACATGAAATCTTTGTTTTCAACCCAAAGGTCATGGTTCATTATGATTTGTATTCAGTGTAGTGGCTGGGAAAGGGGACTTTGCTCTGGAGAACTGGCCCAAGTAGGGCGAGACGGTGAGAGGTAGAGGAATAGGGAGATCCTAGGGCCTGCAGGACACAAGGCACTCACCATTCCTTAATGTCAGAGAAAGTGTTCTGAGGGAGCAAAAGTACAGACAGAGCAGAATTTGGCACCTTTGTAAGGGCCAAAGTGCAAGAGACTTTGTACTGCTGGGGTTGAAACATTTAAGGAAATCAATCACACGGACCATCAAGAAGATTAGGAGATGACCAGGAGTCAAGAGGCTTCTGGAGGATCcatgaggcaggaagacaactCCATACAAGGAGAAGCTTGCTCAGGGTGCCAGGGACAAGAGTCTCTTCTGACGCCACCCCATTTCCAGGACACACTCAATGGACAAACATTTTCACAGAGGTGATAGACTCAAGCAAGTTTGGGCTCCACACTGTCTGCAGAACTCCTGATCCAAAGAGCAAACTTCAGAAAATGGGGCACTAAGAAACCCATGTAGTTCTGATCAACTCCCTAACTCCTGACCCAGATTGAAAATCCCATGAACATGTCTAGTTCTGCTTCTGCAGGCATTTGTAAAATTTCATATACAGGGAACATATGTAGGGATTTTTTTCTCATCAGTTGGCATCATTTGTGACTGATGTCAGAGATCTTTATGAGCTGTGGTCTGAAAGCTATCAAATTTATTTGCTGAAATCTAATTTCTGATCCAATGCTATTAAGAGTTATGACTCTGGGAAGATCCAAGAGTATCACTGTTATCTCATTCTATCCAACGAGGATGCAATGTGAAATCTTTAGAGCCAGAGGCCTAACTCTCACCCCAGAGCAAATCTGATGACATTTGACCTTGGATTTCCTGGCTTATAaacatgtataattttttttgctatttgtatGTTATGCAGATTATAATTTGTTTAGAGATGCTGGGCTTACTATGTTGCTCAGGATGACCGAAAATGCAGAAATCACATAATCTTTCTGTCTAGGTCTCTGAATAACAGGGCCGAAGATACCTATTAAAGAGCTCAGCTTACAATTTGTGAAAATTTGGAACAACAACCTGACTGAACACATGAAAACAATAGGTAGGACTTTGGCTATTAGGTTTCTTTATTGGCCACTTACAAATAAGAAGACATGAGACTTGCTGAGAGAACATAAGATTTTGACAGTCCACTCCCATATAATAAAGATTTTCAAAGCTTCTGTTTCATCTGAAGACTGTCTGGGGcttggagaagaggagagaggatgagagcagatgaaaaggaaggaaagggtgtTGTCCCAGGGGACAGTGAAAGAAGAATGGGGCACTTAGGGGTCACACATCTACAGTCATGGGAGCATTCACGGAGTCTCATAAAAGGTGTCCCAGCATGTTGAGGACCGAGTGACACACCAAGGGTTTGTCGTACAAGTAGACCAAATGGACAATTGCAGAGGTAAGGGATGGTGATGTGACTGTTAGAATCTAACCAGGATTCTCTAAGAATGTTAGTCAGACCCCATGTATATTCAGCCCTTCACACCATTCCTCTCACAGGGTACTATTCTTTGTAATTATCCTGAGACCCCTTTAGCTCCTGGATCTTCTCAGGCAGAGTCTTGGTCCAGAACTTCagccttctggccttcagggctcGGCCCACAGAAGGGTGGATGTCCAGCTTCAGGTACTGCTCATTATGAACCATCTTGGGCCAGTAGGGTAGACCCTTGCTGTTGGGGTTCCTGTGGATATGCCACCCAGCAGGGAATGGTAAGGCCATGCTCATACAATTTGTGATCCCCCAATTTATGTCAGGGAACTGGACTAATTGGGCCAGTAGGTGAGGGGGCTGATGGAACACATGTCCTATACAGGGATACAGTGTCACCTGCTAGTGTCTGCTCCATGTGGGGCAAGACTTCCTGGACAATTCTGGGTCTCCCTCTCAGAGGCAAAATCTAAAGAACAATACCATAGCTCCTGTCAAGTCATTGCAGTGTGACCAGTAACCAATATGTATGACGTACCTAAGTGTGCCCTGGGGTGAGGAGGACTCTATCATGTGATGAGTTATCCATGCATGCAAATGAAGTCATCAACCACCAATGGAGCCCTAGAGAGGGACCCACCACTGAGGAGGTTGAGAGAGGGGGGTGCTCTCACCCATGTCGTGCAAAGTTGGTCCAGTACTTCATCACTTTCCTGTTCAGCAGCTTCTCCTCCTCAGTGAAGACAGCTGTAGCTGTGGGGAAGACAGAGGTCCAGGTTCCAGCCACCCCATGCAGCTGCCTATTCCTGCTCCGTGATCACCATGCTTCTTgtagcctgaccttgaactctaggcctcttttcctccttcaccACCAAGGATCCAAGAGCCACCCACGCCTCTAATTGATGCCTCCAGGTTCAGTTCTGCTCAGTGTGTCCTCATTCCATCTAACataggtgtggtggctcaaatGATATGAATcctatagactcatatatttgaatgtgtggtccccagttagtgaaactatttgagaagaattaggagaaatggccttgttggaggaggtgtatcactggaagttggctttgaggtttaaaagtCCAGTCAGGTCCAGttagctttctctctgccttgtgtttgTAGATCAGAATGTAAGCTTTAGTTAGCTATTGTTCCAGTgccttgcctgcctgcatgctgctattCTCCCATCCCTGATGGTCATAGACTCTAACTAACCCTTTGAACCTGTAAGTCCCAATAAATTGCTTTTCTCTATAAGCCAACTTGATCACAgtatctcatcacagcaatagaaaagtaactaaggcaatAGATTATATTTGGTAGGGTCCAGATTCTAATCTGAGTATAACTTTTTGAGGATGGAAAAGGTGCTTACTTGATTTTGTCCTCTCCCAGAGCCTTAATTTTCTCGGCTGGACTGAGAGCTCAGTTGCCCATCAGGTACCCACCTGTGACCCCATCCAGCTCATGAAACACAAGAAAGACTCACGTTTTATGTTCAAGGGCGAGGACCCAAAAACAAAGGCAAGCTCATCGCCGTGATCAACTTTCACATGGGCTGGCCTCGTATCTTTGACGTAGCTGGGCACATGACGGAATTCATAAAAGTAGACAGGGGCACGGAAGCCTAGAGGTACGGACACATGGTTACATAATATTCTCTCACCTGTAACTTTCCTGCCTAACCCTTAGTGATAAGATATGTCGGTATAAAGCTTTCTGGTGTAATAATTGTCAAGtggcaagatcttctgagtaaattgggggcatggagaccttaggagagggtttaaggggaggggagaggcaggaaggggaacagagaaaaatgtagaactcaataaaaaataataattgtcaAGTGGGTGGCCCCAGGCTGGGGCACTAGTTCCTGGAAAGCCTTTGGCTAAACAGTGACCCTGGCCTTCCCAGCTGGGTAGGTTTGGCAAATTAATGGAGTATCAGCaacctgtttctttgtttgtatcTGGATAAGATATCACTTCCCTCTCTTACACTAGAATGAAGAAATACTGATGTAATGGTCCCAGGAGTTTGGTTCCAGAGATGTGATCCAGACATGAGTGGGGACCTGGACACTATTAAGCTCATCCGGGACCCATGGCTCTGAGCTCCTCCCCACTAGGCCTCATCACAGATGTACTCACGTTGAAACTTTGCTACttggagtgcagggattacaaaCATGAAGTCTGTCATCATTTCCTTGTACTGTATTTGGAGGGTCTGAGCATCTTCAGTGTTGTTCATATACTCTTCCATTAGCAGGTCACTACACTCAGGAGGTAACATCTGCAGCAGGGAATCAGGAAGAGTGAGTTTAGGCAGGTTCTTGTTTTGATAGGCAGAAGCCTCAGTGTGGAGAATGTGGCCAGGGATAAGATATGATATAGAGGGAAAGGTATAAGTTCTGGGGTGAGCCCtccacaaaccacacacacacagatctttgTAGGCATGCTGTCTGGAAGGATACATAGTGGCTCTTTCTATTGGGGGCAGTACTCATTGAGTCTCACCATCTGTGTTGCTGTGTTCTTCAGAATAGCCGGCAGGGTCTCTCTGGTTATGCCGTTTATTATTTGATCAGTGCCCATGACCTGGGAGAGAGAGGACAATTTTATATAGTATACTGTGATAGATATGGACCAAGTTTCCTCTGCTCACCTTATGAGTCCCCAGACTTCTAGAGAATTGGAACTGTGCCTCACCATAGGGACAAGCCAGCCATACTCATCATTGTTGACACCAATGATGCTGGGGACGGGGCGAAAATCCACAGAAGTCAACAACTCTTGGGGATGCCTGGGGAAGAACTCTCCATCCACCACAGCAGGGATAATCTTGAAGACCTGAGGGACATGCAAGGGACATGGAGGTCAATTCTGATGTCCACTGAGAACCATTACCCCTGCCCCCATTTAATTGTCTCAGGATGTTTCTCCACCCCTGACAGAATTTACATATATTAGGatatttggtatttattttacACACGTGATTAAGAGGATGCCAAACCATGGAGCAGAAGTAAATTGTTTAGAGTAGTAAGGACTGACTCGCCCACATCCCACTGACCAGGTCCTCCAAGTCACACAACTCTCCTAACCTTGTTAATAGCCAGAATCTCCTCTTCACTCTTGTTTCTCAGACAGTGCACCAGGGTCTCTGAGTCCACAGTCTCACAACCAGATAAGCTGGCCACTTTCTGTAGAGGGATCAGGCAGGAGTTGATCCATCCTTTCAGGCAAGTAGAGGAGTTTTCCCAACCCCAGTTGATTGGCATGGTGCCCAAATAGCACATCACACTTTTTGTGCTGGTGAAATAGAGTAAGTATAAAACTCCCATTTTCTTGTTGCTCGGATATAACAGCCAGAGGGGTCATTCTACCTAAAGACTTTAAAAAGTAAGCTACGTGTGTTTGTCCACGAGTGCGTGTGACTTCAGGAGTGCCTGTACCATGGTTTCCATGCAAAGATTCGAGGACACCATCTGGTTGCTAGTCCTCACTTCCCATCTTGTTTGAGAAATgatctttcattatttcttcctttctacaaGAGTCTATCTTATTTGTGACCTTTCAGAGAttttctggtctctgcctcctatCTCATCCTATGAATACCAGGATCACACACTTGTTGCCACATGCAGCTTTTTGTGGTTTCTGGGGGAATTTGAACTCACATCCTTATGTTTTTACCTATTGAGCCATATCGTCATCCCATATGTATTTGTGTCTGAACATGATGGTCACTACAATACATGGTTATTACACCCAGACTGTATAGAGAGAAATGGATTCCAACCCTTGAATCTCTCAGAAAGTAATGAAAAGTCGCTGTCTCCCATGTTCCTTGTTTCCCCAATTGAGAAAACTCCCAGAGTACCAAAGAGTGGAGGCTGAGGCTGCAGGGTCATCAATGGCTGAagtgactcactgtgtagaccaccTCAGAGGTGTTAGAGATCAGGTCAGGCAGCAGGGCCACCCCACTCTCCATGATGGCTCTGTGGAAGAGTCCCTTTGACATGGGGGACACAACCTGTGAAGACACACTTGTGCCTCCTGCTGACTCTCCAAAGATGGTGACAAGGTAAGGGTTGCCTCCAAAGTGGGCGATGTTCTTCCTGACCCAGCGCAGCGCGGCCACTTGGTCCAGGTAGCCCCAGTTGCCTCTGGCGTGCTCATCTCCAGTGCTGTGAAGATGCAGAGAAGGGATCACAGGGCTGTCTTATTTCTCTTCATCCCCTACTGCACAGTGCAGGCTAGCTCCAGACTCACCTGAAGAAGCCCAGAACACCCAGGCGGTACTGGATAGTGACCACCACCACATCCTCCCTGGCTGCCAGCATAGATCCATCGTACACAGAAGCCATACCCGAAACCAGTGCACCCCCATGGATCCACACCATTACCTGTGGAAATCAAGTCAGATGCCAGGAGGTTCCCACCCAGCTCAAGCTCCACCTGGGTGTCTTCTACTTTACCTAATGCTTTGGCTCAGTGTACttagacacacagacaaaactcCTCAGGACATCCTCACCTGGACCACAGACAGGGCTCTAGTACCATCAGGATACTTGCtagtctctctgcttctctaaggACCCAAGCCTGAATTAATGGCTCTAAATCTGGGGTAATAACATCCCCTACTCTCAGATGCCTATGAAATGGAATGAAAAAGGGTATATTCATCGGTGACTTTCCTGATTATTAACAAAAAAATCATTGGCACATAGCTGGTCATGGTGATgtatacctttaataccagagaTCTGGGACCAGGTAGGCTGCCTGTGGCCCTTCCCCACTCTCTGTTCCCCCAGACCCAATTCTCAGGGTCACCCCTAGCACTGCAACAAAACATCTCTCCCCAGCATTCCGAGTGAACACACCAGCTGAGCAGGCAGAAGACTTTCTAaaaatccagagaggaaacagaaattaaGTATCAAAACAcccaccaaagaaagaaaaacccagaaacCAACACCTAGAGCTCTAACCACCCCAAATCCAGATACCTAGATGCCAGCATAAGAACACAATAAACAACAGCCAGGTCAGTGTGTCTCCAACAGAACCCAGCTATCCTACCACAGCAGGTTTTAAATATCCCACACAGCTGAAAAAAAACCTTAATATGAAGATGAAAGAGGTTCTGAGAGA
Above is a window of Microtus pennsylvanicus isolate mMicPen1 chromosome 6, mMicPen1.hap1, whole genome shotgun sequence DNA encoding:
- the LOC142852446 gene encoding acylcarnitine hydrolase-like isoform X2, giving the protein MPSCKRRGWLIAGACALLFLLHVQGEDSANPIRTTHTGQVQGNLIHLNDTKEGVYIFLGIPFAKPPLGDLRFAPPEPPESWSGVRDGTTYPAMCLQNSETAVAESQAMMKRSMPPISTSEDCLYLNIYTPAHAREGSKLPVMVWIHGGALVSGMASVYDGSMLAAREDVVVVTIQYRLGVLGFFSTGDEHARGNWGYLDQVAALRWVRKNIAHFGGNPYLVTIFGESAGGTSVSSQVVSPMSKGLFHRAIMESGVALLPDLISNTSEVVYTVMASLSGCETVDSETLVHCLRNKSEEEILAINKVFKIIPAVVDGEFFPRHPQELLTSVDFRPVPSIIGVNNDEYGWLVPMVMGTDQIINGITRETLPAILKNTATQMMLPPECSDLLMEEYMNNTEDAQTLQIQYKEMMTDFMFVIPALQVAKFQRFRAPVYFYEFRHVPSYVKDTRPAHVKVDHGDELAFVFGSSPLNIKPVFTEEEKLLNRKVMKYWTNFARHGNPNSKGLPYWPKMVHNEQYLKLDIHPSVGRALKARRLKFWTKTLPEKIQELKGSQDNYKE
- the LOC142852446 gene encoding acylcarnitine hydrolase-like isoform X1, whose amino-acid sequence is MPSCKRRGWLIAGACALLFLLHVQGEDSANPIRTTHTGQVQGNLIHLNDTKEGVYIFLGIPFAKPPLGDLRFAPPEPPESWSGVRDGTTYPAMCLQNSETAVAESQAMMKRSMPPISTSEDCLYLNIYTPAHAREGSKLPVMVWIHGGALVSGMASVYDGSMLAAREDVVVVTIQYRLGVLGFFSTGDEHARGNWGYLDQVAALRWVRKNIAHFGGNPYLVTIFGESAGGTSVSSQVVSPMSKGLFHRAIMESGVALLPDLISNTSEVVYTKVASLSGCETVDSETLVHCLRNKSEEEILAINKVFKIIPAVVDGEFFPRHPQELLTSVDFRPVPSIIGVNNDEYGWLVPMVMGTDQIINGITRETLPAILKNTATQMMLPPECSDLLMEEYMNNTEDAQTLQIQYKEMMTDFMFVIPALQVAKFQRFRAPVYFYEFRHVPSYVKDTRPAHVKVDHGDELAFVFGSSPLNIKPVFTEEEKLLNRKVMKYWTNFARHGNPNSKGLPYWPKMVHNEQYLKLDIHPSVGRALKARRLKFWTKTLPEKIQELKGSQDNYKE